The Centroberyx gerrardi isolate f3 chromosome 13, fCenGer3.hap1.cur.20231027, whole genome shotgun sequence genome contains the following window.
TGATACAGCAGTGCCATATTTGctatgtcatttttttcctaGACTTCCGAAGGCATGTGTGACCTCTACTCCACTATTTTATAGAGTAGAGGTCACATAAAAACGGGAAATCTTGCTCTATATAAATACTGATTTTCATATTTAGGATTTAGAGAGTAGTGGCTCAAATGTCTGCTTGGGATATAATCACAGCATCAGTATAAATATatgggatgggacgatatatcgaaattcaatatatcgcaatacaaaaatgtgacaatgcgAATCATTATTTGCActatgtaatgacatttttagaaagatttgtggctcagaaataaacataaagtCAGACTTGgatgtcattgaacttttatttattacatcttaTGGTTTTAtcgaatcatattgtgagataagcatatcgtcccaccCTAAAAAATCACACATGTATTTTGCTCTCCTCTTTCAGAGTGGCCCACCTCATCCTGGTGGACCCATGGGGTTTCCCTGAGCGACCCCAGCcgcaggcccaggcccaggcccaggcccaggccgGTCCGGGTCAGGGGACAGAGGTGGTGAAGCGGCCGACCCCCCCGCGCTGGGTGAAGGCTATAGCGGCGGTGGTATCCCTCTTCAACCCGCTGGCTGTCATCCGAGCGGCGGGCCCGTGGGGTAAGACGTGTAGATCGATACGGGGCGTATTAGGGTTATCTAATGTGAGGCTATGCCGCATTACGCtatcatctcatctcactgtGTGTCGTTGCTTCAGGTCCAGGCTTGGTAAACAGATTCCGTCCCGACTTCAAGAGGAAATTCGAAGATCTGTTTGACGATGACACCATGACGCAGTACATCTACCACTGTAACGCCCAGACCCCAAGGTAGGTCAAATGATGCTTCACATGACATGATCGAATCGTTAATAACAGAATATAATGCCTGCAAAAAGCTGCTGCAGACAGTGGAGCTGAAAAGGGTTAAGTGCCCAACAACAATTACCACCTATAACCTTGTAAATTCACTGGTGACAGATTATTTTTCTTGTCAAGGGgcattaaagtcacactgaaatgaaaaattactttttagcTCATATTATACCATGTAccaatttgacaatttatgccaaaaaaatgacaaaaagaaatattttccttttatttttatatcaaaatggcattacttttacttcctggaaaacagaaaatcttcgGTGATGACGTCATCATGTACCAGGAGGCGATAAatattccaaccaataaaaggatcacagatttttgaactgTCCTGCCCCTCCGCggttcccatcaaataaaactgttggCTTAcgcttttgaatgatccctctctGCATTTTGTatcgccccaatatcctgtttcaacaggaaaaacatcacattaaagaAGCAAGATAGTCTTTAAATGCGGTTTCATCGTGACTCTATCGACCTCTGTTGGCGACCAgtggaattgcaacaacatccaCAGAAGTTGTTCTCCTATCTATACAGGTGTCTGGCACAGACCACACCCACCACCCCTCCCATTGAGTGATGGTAGCCTTTAATTGacacacacaataaagtcacattttcacaatagagacaagcAAGCTAggtaattagagcagagatccaacagaaacatctagtgaagaggcaatatatcaccatgctaaatactggaatgaCACTTTATGCtgtgtcatttgcttttttggcttgagaattaGGTTTTTTCGCCTTGGTAGCTGAAACGTCTTGCCCGCTCCATTGCTGAGCTTTTAAAGATGCAATTAGGTTGGGGTTGAAGAAATACCAGTGGGTGAGGAGTTTAGTTCCAAAACAGAGCaggggccagaaagtgagttctgaaagccagaaagtgagttctgaaagccagaaatctcggCCCCTGGCTAAGAAATTGtcgagtcattggtattgatcaacaaccctatcaggCTGCCACAAATATCTTCTGGTCATTTTGCTCtgtgggacatttttttttcactttttgccCCTTTAATCCCATTTCCATCCTTTGCACCTTTTGCTTTTTCCACccatctccatccctccttttccACATCAACCCTACTCCCTTCCCAGCGGTGAGGTGGGTTTCCGGGCCATGTCGGAGTCTCTGGGCTGGGCCAAGAGGCCCATGCTGCAGCGGGTCCACCAGCTGCCCCCCTCCATGCCCCTCACCATGCTGTACGGAGCACGGTCCTGGGTGGACAGCTCCTCGGGGGACAGCGTGACCCACATCAGGAGCCAGACCCACACCAGGGTGCTGGTGAGTCGGGGTGGGGGTTGAAGGCTGCATAGAGACACCCGGATCATGACGGAGATATTATCCAGTTATAATTCTGAAATTGTCAGAACGCGAGCTGTGAATTACCGCATGCTACTAATTTCATTTACATCTTTCGTACACTGACAAAAAAGGAACTTACAGGGAAATGTAGCcagaaaatgcagaaataaaCTATGATTGCTaaattagatttatttttttacatctcTATTTCCTTATCTTTCTCATTCTTTCCAGTTGGTGAATGACGCCTCTCACCACGTCTATGCTGACCAGCCAGAAGAGTTCAACAAAGTGGTCGAAAATATATGTAACTCTAtagactgagtgtgtgtgtgtatgtttttgtgtgtgtatgtgtgtgtgtgtgtgtgtgtgcacaagcatgtgtgcacagagagagagagagtacagtgCGAGTGCATGTATTGACCTGAATTGGAAGTGTACACACAAGGACATGCACAATTCACGGACGTGGTTTCAAAAGTGCACACTGCAGACTTGTGGCATGCTGAATGATGAGGATTTTTGTATGACGGATTATCTGGACAACATGTAGTTCTGTATGAGTTTGAATGTAATTAGTTTGTGAATCTCTGTTGGTTTGGCGACATGAACCACTTCATGGATTGGAGCACTGTTCATGAAGTTCTCTAAGTTATTTACACTATTATTGTAAAATTctgtgttgtgatttttttaacTGATTTGTGATGTTTTCAATTTATAAGTCTTTATttataataaatgaatgaatctatTGTCCGTTAATGTGGTCGTTCCGGGGTTGTAATTGAACTCTAGAATTTCTTTCAGTGCATAAATGAAATTGTTTATTGTTACATTTCTAACAATTAGagttttaacacacacacacacaccactccaggtgtatatgtatatgcacTGTGTGGTGGAGCAGCCCCATGGCTATTGAATCATGCTGTCGACACGTGCCTCAGTTGAACACTACAGTACTATGTTATGTATGTGATTGTTATATTTTCTCTGACCTCTCCTTTGATCCGACATTATGGTCAGTTACTGTATCAAACTGCGGCCTGTATTTTATAccgtgaaatcaataaaagtCTATCTATGACTAATAAGATGTGTCTATCAGTCTGATTTGTACACACATTGAATATCTCTATGTACTATCCACAGCCAGTGTGTAGAAATCTTACATgtgatgcattttgtgtcatgaCCAGTAGAGGTCAGTAAATAAGTGCCTAATTTATTGTAGGCTTACACAGTGTGGTGTGGGTTCCTGCTTGTGCTCATACTGAGTCATCGGGTTATGAAAGTCAAAGTTGTATCATCTTGATGACACAGATCAACTGCTTTTATGGATCATCAATCATGAAACGCATATAATTTTGTtgccaaatgaaaaaaaaaaaaaaaaaagagtctatGCCAGAAATGGAAAGTTACAGGTAAGTACTTGCTTCCTCTCTGATCTCTGGATGAGGTAATGGTTTGATCCGTTCTCACCTCTACAACCAGTAAAGGCTTGTCTAATGATATCATGGAACACACATAACTCAGGAGAGGGATCATCCTTTCagtgtatttgttttattagcaatacaacacaaacaatagAAAACAATCCAGGTAGATAAATAGtatgatattaaaaaaaagttattacgTAAAATAGTTTCCTTCACATTGTAGTTTGAGTGCTGGAGTCAAACAAAGCCGACTAAACCAGGCATGGGTAAGGTGAGTTAAGGCTACTGTGGTGTTCTGACATGGTTGGCTGCAATTTACAGCAGTGACAATACAAGGACTTGGCAAGAAGGCACACCTAGGGGTGCATAGCAACATAACACTGACACACTCATAGATAAACACACTCAAGACATTCAGAGCAACCTCCTCTACGAGAATTTCACCATAGGTTGGTATTCTGCAAAATGAGAGGTTTTTCAAAGATTTACAaagattttgtatttttttttcagttgttttataAGTTTTGAGTTACTGGCTCTCAAAAAGCAATCttatgacatcatcaaattGCATTTTCTCGATCTTGACAGGGAATAACTCAAAtctcataaaacaaaaaaaagatcttgGTAAATTTTGTAGGAAAATGTCCCTTTTGCAAAACAACAACCTAAATGTAAATTTCAGCATCATTCCCCTTTAACGGATTTCACAGAAGCACTCTTCCTTCATGTAAGCCATGTGAGGCACATTTTGTCTGACAATACTTTTCACACATAATATATGCATGCTAAAGAAAACACATTGCTATAGTGAataatacacatatatacactatCATAAAATGGTGACCTGACTTTCTGCGTCTTACAATTATTTGTTCAGTGTCTTGAAAAAACTAGAATTAGGACAGGCCGTGAAGTTATAGCGTGATAGCGAAATAGAAGTGATATTTGCTACACAGTTTAATGACTTCAGTACTAATGACTTTTGATTAAAACACTTCATTCGCTGTGCTTGCATTAAATGCTAACATATTCTTCTTCATCCATAGTTTAGAGTTAGGCACAAGTGTGTTTAACTTGAAATATGataatattttaattaaataaaagttaaacaatAATACTGGTATCGCTGTAACTGTTAATTGTCTATTCATAGttttaaaatatcaaaaatTCACATTTTTGATGAAGTACAAAATACACGAGATTTTAGAATTGAAGATACAGAAACTTATCTCACTTTTCATATCATCCGACGCTCTCAGATGAACTCTTTGACAAGACCATAAGAACACAGtgaagtgagacagacagaagggggACAGGACGTGGTCTCGCCGGCTCCGCCTCACTGCTCCAGGACGATGATGTCAGCCACTCCGTGGACCTGCGTGAGCTGTTTACAGTCCAGAGACGCCACCAGCTTCCTGGGCCCAGGCTGGGTGGGGACGAAGTGCTCCGTCAACGTCACTGTGGAGTGACCGCCAACGTCACTGAGTGGGACAAGGAGAGGTAAAAGATTAGTCTGGAGAAGGAGATAAGTGGAGAAACATTGACCAAAACCTCAGAAattgggagagaaaggggatcACAGCAATGTGTACAATAATCAAGAATGGAAATATAATGAGTTTTCAGGATTTGAAAGAGAGATATGGATTAGAAAATGAGGATTTCTTTAGATATTTACAGTTGAGGGATTATTTTATAAAGGAAATACAAAACTCAAAAACCTCGAATGGAGTGCTTGATGTAATGATGCAGACATACAGTGGGACAAGATTCAAGGCAATCTCGGTGCTATACCAAAATCTAAGAGACTGTAAAGCTTTCTCTACTATGTACATTAAGGCTAAATGGGAGAGGGAACTGAACATTGACATTACAACGGAAGAATGGCTCAGCATGTGCGAAACACAACACATCACTACAAATTCAAGAACGTGGAGGGAGTTTGGATGGAAAAACCTAACCCGCTACTTCATTACACCTAAAATAAAGAGTAAACAAACTGGTTCACAACAATCATGTTGGCGGATATGTGGGAATAGAGaggcaaaccacacacacattttttgggAATGTCATAAATTACACTCATTTTGGGAAAATGTGCATGTTACAATTAAAGACATTCTGGGATATGCAATACCTAAGGAATGCAAAGTTATGTACCTTGGAAATATAAATGATTGTGTCATTGACAATGATAGATATTTAACCAAGATATTATTGATCACAAGCAAGAAGGCAATAAGAAGAAATTAGTATAAGACTGAGGCCCCTACTATAGAACAATGGTTAGAGATTATAAGAGAGATTTATACTATGGAAAAAATGACTTATCAGCTtagagtgagagaaaatgttCTTGTTAGTAAATGGAAGAAATGGATGATTTATGACACAGTGGAAAATGCTTACGGACTAACTGATATGTAAATTTCAAGATACTGGATTTGTATACGCCCTTCTTTGATAATGGACACTTGTAACCatggctgttttgtttttgtttattttgtttgcttctgttttctttttctatctttctgGTTGTAAAAAAGTCATAAGTCAACATACACAATAATTTTGGTTGTATGCACAAACAAAAACTCAATAAATATTAAAGTTTCAAAAAAAAAGTGGGGAAACATTGATTTCGAACactgtttgtgagtgtgtggaggagagagagagagagatggaagagagggagatttcTCAGTGTCTTACCCCACAACGACTTCGTGGCCCTTCTGCAGGCCCAGGCCCTCCACCCTGAAGATCACGCCCCTTAGTGTTCGTGGCAGTGGGTTGGTGAAGGTGATCTTGGCTGCCATCTCCTTGCCAACCACGGCTTCTCCCAACGGCTGCCAGAAAGAAAGTACCACTCAAACCGCTGTACATCATCACATGTTCCATTAGCTTAAGTGCTATTTCAGAACGTGAAGTGAGCCAAGAGGGGTGAACTAAACTTTCCTATGACAAGACACCACTCCAGAGTTAAGGTACTATCCTAGGTGCAAGTACAATCCTAAAAGGCAATCCTAACTTTGTGCGATCACACAAATGTGATGCTAAGCTAATTGCTAAAGCTAATCGTGAGCCTACCTCGATGCTGAGGTCAGGTGTGCGGAGCCTGAAGGTGGTCTGGTTGGCCAAGACTTGCTGGGTCTCACTGACCCTTCCAGACAGGGTCAGCATCAAGGCCGCTTGATCCACCAGTTGGTCTTGGTATTGCTGGTAGGGCAGTACCCAGTCAATGGTCTTCACTGTGTGGAGAGGTACAGAAAAAAGTATCACATATCTGTACGTGATAATACAGTGGCTGGGTTGGGATAGGCAAAAAAACACTGATTCTGTCCAGTCCAATGACACATTTGCGGCGATGAGTTTCTGAATGCGAGAAGAGGAGTGTGGGAGCGgtgtgaaaattcacagctaaggtgtgaagattcacaGCTGAAGTTCAGATTTTCACAATGCAAGGTTTGCTTCCTTTTATGAATTTCTGATTAacaaagaacagacatgatttgtcaAAAATGATTTTCTCCAGTGCTGTACACCTTGACAGAGTTTGACACAATGTCTCATCCTTGACTGACTGACCCGAATTTACCTCTTGATGACCATGGCACTGTGGCAATGGAGCCATGGGAAAAATAGAAGCACTACTATAGCACTAATGCCACCAAGTAAGGAACATTAAATTTGACTGTAACTCCATTTTATAGCCTATGATTCTTGGCCAGACTTCTAGGTTTCACTGAGTGGCATAAGTTTAGATTGACAGTTGGGTATTACGAAACTCATTTCTCTACTGAAAGCGCCTTCAGTTCCTTATAGTGCTTTTCATTTGTCCTTTGCCCCTACATCCTAGACCTTAGTAGAAAGCTAACCTTCATTGGGCATGAGCTCCACAGACATTTGGTCCTTCTTGACGGTGCCCTTCAGCACACCGGTGTAGTACATGACGGCCACCTGGCTGTGCAGTGTCGTCCGGCGGGGGTGCGAGCTCAGGTTCTTCACCACGATGCTCAGCTGGGCGTCGGCGCCCATCCGGGGCCCCTCGCCTGCCATCTTCACCTCCACACTCACATCCTCCGCCATGGGCGTGGAGTAGACGTCCGGCTTGCTGCCGTAGCGGCTGGCCGTCTCCACGGCGATGCGTTCCTCTTCCGttcctgggagagagggaggggaagaagcGAGATGTAGAGGAGCGCACTTCATTCCTTCAGAGGTTTAAGGATTTATGGACAAGTGCAAGAGATATGGAGCGTACTCTTTCCAACCAAAGCAAACATGGAGAAATACTTTAATATAGGGAGGAGCAGTGAATGCTATGCTATGCAGtgaaattattgcattttttaggTGGCAGGTTTCTGATTCTGAGAGATCACTCTAGAACTGCAATGACTTAGGTAAAATATGAGTATCGGTACCTTCAGAGTGTTTGTAGAGGTGCGTGATGTCTGCCCGCTCGTCTGAACCCACTGCCTTGGTGCTGATGTGGTGGCCGACGGCTTTCTTCTCACTGTGGATCTGGCTGAAGGTCCCATCCAGGTTCCTCTGCCAGTAGATCTTATCACTGTTCACCTGATAGGAAATTACCAGCACACACGATCAGCTCAAATATCAGAGCTCATGAGAAGTCTGCCTCTCATACTGATGAGAAAGTTGACCTAAAACATGGCtcttattctttattctttgttaggatccccattagctcacactgctagtcttcctggggacCGCAAAGAAGTTTGCAACACAGTTGAGATAATAAGACagatttattttgcatttgtgCCTTTGGATAGGTCAGAGATTCCACACTTTAATTGCCCTGTAACAGTGCGTCTGAGGAGATTTGATCTTGATCTAAGGGGAACCAGGGGACCCGAGCATGCAGTCCTAGTTTAACAATAATGTATGCTGCTAGCGGAGATAATTTGCTCTGAGATGCACTAAATTATTCAAAAAGATTCCTATTGCACACCTGATATATTCAAGCCAATTCCAAAGAGCATATTCAAAGCCATTTTAAAGCCAACCAACATGAATCCTAAATCCCTGCATTTTAGAGTGTTTCACTTTGCAATCGCTTTAAGAGACAAACCACTGGTATCACAAGCCTCTTCAAGTGCCATCCTAAACAATACACATCTTCCCATTTTCTAGCACTCACCTCAGCAAAGACAAAGGGTGTGTCGTGTTTGAGGTAGACCTGGCCGGCGCGGATGGCGTTGACGGAGGCGGGGCCGCAGCGGAAGGTGCCCTGGCTGGTCTCCTGGGGCGTGGAGTCAACCGCCTGCCAGCCTCCGTGACCGGGGGGCAGGTCTGGTCTGGCCATCCAGCAGTCGTTCCACACGTGGAAGTTCCTATGGGTTGTTGGGATTATATGATGTTAGGCTGAGGTTGTTGGCTGTGCACTGGGTTTTCACATATAGTTCTTCATTTCAGGTGCTTAAGCATGTCTGGGCATATGTCAGGTTGAGCAGAACTGGTATCAAGAATCAAGAGTCAACATAGACTCAGTGTTGCAATAAGACAGTCATGGATTGGTAAATTCGGATCGTAAATTTAATAGAAACAGTCCATACAGATGTAGTCATCCAACGTTTTACTACAAGCTTTCTATTCAAGCGCCTGTTACACTTACAACACTGCTTTGTGTTGGAGATGAACTGTTTGG
Protein-coding sequences here:
- the abhd4 gene encoding (Lyso)-N-acylphosphatidylethanolamine lipase, with translation MDPAATTAPMQNDSETESSSIWDWWPSWRPTSMSLLKSTEAKILACIQNDLWARFVTLPNRDRIWTLTLTNKLARKPAEQAPKTPLVMVHGFGGGVGLWIRNLDTLSRWRPVYAFDLLGFGRSSRPSFPADPAQAEEQFVNSIELWRESVGLENMILLGHSLGGYLATSYAIQYPTRVAHLILVDPWGFPERPQPQAQAQAQAQAGPGQGTEVVKRPTPPRWVKAIAAVVSLFNPLAVIRAAGPWGPGLVNRFRPDFKRKFEDLFDDDTMTQYIYHCNAQTPSGEVGFRAMSESLGWAKRPMLQRVHQLPPSMPLTMLYGARSWVDSSSGDSVTHIRSQTHTRVLLVNDASHHVYADQPEEFNKVVENICNSID